One window from the genome of Rhinolophus ferrumequinum isolate MPI-CBG mRhiFer1 chromosome 22, mRhiFer1_v1.p, whole genome shotgun sequence encodes:
- the RAP1A gene encoding ras-related protein Rap-1A isoform X1, with translation MREYKLVVLGSGGVGKSALTVQFVQGIFVEKYDPTIEDSYRKQVEVDCQQCMLEILDTAGTEQFTAMRDLYMKNGQGFALVYSITAQSTFNDLQDLREQILRVKDTEDVPMILVGNKCDLEDERVVGKEQGQNLARQWCNCAFLESSAKSKINVNEIFYDLVRQINRKTPVEKKKPKKKSCLLL, from the exons ATGCGTGAGTACAAGCTAGTGGTCCTTGGTTCAGGAGGCGTGGGGAAGTCTGCTCTG ACAGTTCAGTTTGTTCAGggaatttttgttgaaaaatatgaCCCAACGATAGAAGACTCCTACAGAAAG CAAGTTGAAGTAGATTGCCAACAGTGTATGCTCGAAATCCTGGATACTGCAGGAACA gaGCAATTTACAGCGATGAGGGATTTGTATATGAAGAATGGCCAAGGGTTTGCACTAGTATATTCTATTACAGCTCAGTCCACATTTAATGACTTACAGGACCTGAGGGAACAGATTTTACGGGTTAAGGACACAGAAGat GTTCCAATGATTTTGGTTGGCAATAAATGCGACCTGGAAGATGAGCGAGTAGTTGGCAAAGAACAGGGTCAGAATTTAGCAAGACAGTGGTGTAACTGTGCCTTTTTAGAATCTTCTGCAAAGTCAAAGATCAACGTTAACGAG atattttatgaCCTGGTCagacagataaatagaaaaacaccAGTGGAAAAGAAGAAGCCTAAAAAGAAGTCATGTCTGCTGCTTTAG
- the RAP1A gene encoding ras-related protein Rap-1A isoform X3, which produces MRRLSVFKQTPSCTVQFVQGIFVEKYDPTIEDSYRKQVEVDCQQCMLEILDTAGTEQFTAMRDLYMKNGQGFALVYSITAQSTFNDLQDLREQILRVKDTEDVPMILVGNKCDLEDERVVGKEQGQNLARQWCNCAFLESSAKSKINVNEIFYDLVRQINRKTPVEKKKPKKKSCLLL; this is translated from the exons attgtCAGTATTTAAACAGACCCCATCATGC ACAGTTCAGTTTGTTCAGggaatttttgttgaaaaatatgaCCCAACGATAGAAGACTCCTACAGAAAG CAAGTTGAAGTAGATTGCCAACAGTGTATGCTCGAAATCCTGGATACTGCAGGAACA gaGCAATTTACAGCGATGAGGGATTTGTATATGAAGAATGGCCAAGGGTTTGCACTAGTATATTCTATTACAGCTCAGTCCACATTTAATGACTTACAGGACCTGAGGGAACAGATTTTACGGGTTAAGGACACAGAAGat GTTCCAATGATTTTGGTTGGCAATAAATGCGACCTGGAAGATGAGCGAGTAGTTGGCAAAGAACAGGGTCAGAATTTAGCAAGACAGTGGTGTAACTGTGCCTTTTTAGAATCTTCTGCAAAGTCAAAGATCAACGTTAACGAG atattttatgaCCTGGTCagacagataaatagaaaaacaccAGTGGAAAAGAAGAAGCCTAAAAAGAAGTCATGTCTGCTGCTTTAG
- the RAP1A gene encoding ras-related protein Rap-1A isoform X2, with protein MALSRLSVFKQTPSCTVQFVQGIFVEKYDPTIEDSYRKQVEVDCQQCMLEILDTAGTEQFTAMRDLYMKNGQGFALVYSITAQSTFNDLQDLREQILRVKDTEDVPMILVGNKCDLEDERVVGKEQGQNLARQWCNCAFLESSAKSKINVNEIFYDLVRQINRKTPVEKKKPKKKSCLLL; from the exons attgtCAGTATTTAAACAGACCCCATCATGC ACAGTTCAGTTTGTTCAGggaatttttgttgaaaaatatgaCCCAACGATAGAAGACTCCTACAGAAAG CAAGTTGAAGTAGATTGCCAACAGTGTATGCTCGAAATCCTGGATACTGCAGGAACA gaGCAATTTACAGCGATGAGGGATTTGTATATGAAGAATGGCCAAGGGTTTGCACTAGTATATTCTATTACAGCTCAGTCCACATTTAATGACTTACAGGACCTGAGGGAACAGATTTTACGGGTTAAGGACACAGAAGat GTTCCAATGATTTTGGTTGGCAATAAATGCGACCTGGAAGATGAGCGAGTAGTTGGCAAAGAACAGGGTCAGAATTTAGCAAGACAGTGGTGTAACTGTGCCTTTTTAGAATCTTCTGCAAAGTCAAAGATCAACGTTAACGAG atattttatgaCCTGGTCagacagataaatagaaaaacaccAGTGGAAAAGAAGAAGCCTAAAAAGAAGTCATGTCTGCTGCTTTAG